From the Hoplias malabaricus isolate fHopMal1 chromosome 6, fHopMal1.hap1, whole genome shotgun sequence genome, the window TCAAGTGACCTTCAACACATTCTACACTCCTCCCGCTGACTGGATGAGGGTGGGTGGAGTTGTCCTGGACTCTCATGCTTTAGGAAACCCCCTCAACTGATATCAGgcataaatcatttaaaacattttaaagtaaagaCATGATTTAAGGTCATGGTACGGATAAGAGTTAGTGTTAAGTCGAGTAGTAAAAGTTAACATTAAGGTAAGTCTCTACAAATTGAACGGAACTTTCAAAAATGCAGacctttatttgtttatactgattggagtgtgtgtgcatgtgacaTGTGATGTGTTTTTATTCCTTCCTTTGCCTCATGATTGCGTAAgatttagattaaaaaaaaagtttcttaGAGATGCAGCTTCCATGTTAAAAAAGCATTTCATGGGCAGAGTTAGAAGCCATTACAGGACACAATTCATTCAAGAAACACACAGATGAGTTCATCTCCTTGAAAGTTTGGATTAAAGAGAACCTGCAAATTTCTTTCAACGGCTATaaacttttatttgtttttaaaaattgtgatGAATATATAGATATTTCATTTACTGCAGTCACTCTGAGCCATTCATTCATAGAAAGAACTTAATGAAAGTGCTTTTTAAGATTGTACTAAAATGTACTAAGGTACTACCCTGAAGTGtgtggtgggtgggtggggggggtgttaaTATGCTTTCAATGTTCTCAGGTTTCCAAAGTAAATAAACTTGCTTCACCCTGCCCCTGTACTTTTTACAAGGCAAGACTTAAAACTTTGACACATTTATCTCTACAGAAATGAACAGACAACCTTTATCTCTACACTCATTCTGTATAAATCTACACTATCTTTGATGATCAAAGTCATTCAGCAGTCAGTGTAAATCGACATGTGATAAATCATCAGAGCATCTCTGCAATCATTTAGTGTAGATCTATACAAATGACTGCTAGAACTACAAGAATACAGTGtagaccacacacacatgggATATAGTCAGAATCTATTTGCAATCATTTTAACAACTATTCATTAGTTCCATTTCAAGGAAACATGTTGATTTTACTGAGTTTACTAATCTGCCAGGTGAAAAGGGTAGGTAAGAGTCCTCCTTAAAGCACCTTCTCATTTAGTTCTACAATAATCATAAACATGAGTCAGGTGGGTTTTCTGCTCTTTTCTAAATTCAGGGAATTACGTTGAAATGATTGACTTAATCACTCACGTGCTACAGATGCATCAGATTATATTGTTGAATCAGAATCAGGAGTACACCTTTAAAGCACCTGTCAATtgatttataaatgtgtttagaGTCAGTGTGTGATCTGTGATCTTTTCTATGTTTAGTGAAATGTGCTGAAACTATTGTTCATAGGAACTGCCCACATGCTGTTAGAAAGAGCAGACAGATATTAGACTGAAAAACACAGGAGTTTACCTTTTTGTTTGAGGGTATTTTTGAGTCACGGCTTTGGACAAGAACACAACCATTCAACCAAAGACAATCATAAAGAGTGGCAATGTTTTCACATTCTTCTGGCCTTTAATAACGCGTGAACTGAAATGACCTCTACAGGAATCTCCTGTTGTGACGTGCTCGCGTCTGCTCACATGGAGGAAGTGCTGACTGTACAGGCTTCAAAATAGATTGTATACAACCGCATTACGAAATACAGCACAAGTGAAAGTAAaagcttttcatttttaattgcagCTATGATTTCACAGATGTTTAGGGATTATTGATGTTTTGGCAGAGGTGTCACTGTCATCTTTGGATTATTTTGATGGGCAACAAAAAAAAGGTTACATAACACAtacctaccttgtgcccagtgattctgggtaagttCACTTGATTTGATGCCGCCCCTGATCAGAGCCTCAGAATGAGCACCAGGTTCAGAATGAGCGCAGGGTTTACTTGGTTAAGCCTCAGAATGAGTGCTGGTTTTTACTTGTATCTCTGCAGTCATTCAGTAGACCTACAGAGCATCTTCAATAATTAAGTGTCTATCTACATATATTTCATGACCAGAACATCTGTATCTGCAGTCATCCAGTGTAAATATACTCAAACATTTAATGATCAGAACATCTGTATATCGTCGCCGtccaaattaaaaaaacatggatcatttgaacccagcagctgcccttcacattgtgtgacaacttcatgatgaatgaacaaatagaagtgctccaaaattactttctacactgacttccattgaaagttaggaaggttttttccttttgCTGTAAAGTTACTAGTTTCTACAGTAATTAAGTGTAGCGTTGTGCTAACTTTAATGATAAGAACATCTGTATCCCCAGAGTCATTCAGTGTAGACTTGTTCAATCATTATTAATCATAACATTTGTATCTCTACATTCATTCAGTGCAGATCTACAGTAAACAACACCTctgtacatttacagtaaaGCTGTATCTCTCCATCATCatatcactttctctctttcttaatTTTTCTAATTTCAGGTCTCAGGCCCTGtgttcatttctgtgccaaTGTCATCTATGAACCTGAAAAGCCAGATCTACTGGAGAGGAGTGAAACAATTGTTAAATGTTTAATGAACTTGTTGTTTATCCCACAGCCTCCAGTCATGCTGCGATTGATAGGAATGCTTCTAACAGTACCGATATTCCGTTTGTCACTTCCAGCTGTTCCGTCCACTACTGACCCACACACTCCATCAACAGATGTGAGTAGTAATCGTTTAACTAGAGGTCATTATTTTACAGCTCCACAGTTTGTAATTTCTGAAGAGTTTTATATGACTTTTGATTGACGTCCTACAACTGACTAGAACCTTTTTTTCAGAATCAATTGCCCACCATCACCCTTCAATGTGACAGAGGATGTACGTATACAGTACCAGATAAAGCAGTACCAAATTTGTGGGGAAAAGACTGAACAGGAGTGGTTAAACCAGGTAAGGACAATATTTGAGCTCTGCGCATTTTACAGCTTTTGAGTATCCATTCAGTGCTACAGAATGTGGTCCAGCACAGTTTGCTGATAATTAATGTTGTAATGATTGGCTTCCATATGTGTTTTGTTCTGAACATGTTTCACTGCTGCTGTGTAGGATGGAGTTCTGTTGGCAGACAGCAGTCCTTTTACACCAAATAGCAGCCTGCACCCTTTAATACTAATTTACAGCTTGAATGGCAAGCCCTGTACAAAGGTAAGGAATATTTCTGTGCTGCCTTCACTGTTAAATGTCTTTACAAGATTGTGTGTTAAGGATTGAGAAGTTGCTGATACACGTGTGGTCAACAATATGTACAGATAACTCTTTTTATTGATAACAGATCTGTTCAGCTGAGCACACGCTGCTGCCACATTCACAATATTGACAAAAGTGTTCACTCACCCGTCCAAATCATAGTATTCAAATGTTCCCTTCGCATAAAGCAGTAGCCAGAATAGGTAGCTCACTGTTTGTATGACTTTTATACCATAATAGTATTCAAGGAACATGTCAACCATAGATTGGTGTTGTTTATCCTTTAGGGGTTGGACCAGTATCAATATCTCACTAAGTTCGTTAAGGAGGGCTGGAAGAGAAATGCAACAGACCAGGGTCTATAGGGttaaaaatgcaatgatgtatTCATTAACAGAATGCTGTGACCTTCTGCCACTGTGTGCATAAATGTCTGTGAATAACTGAGAAAAGGAGGAGTGAGTATAATGACTCTGACTCTATTCAGATTTCAAAAGTTACTTCACTGAATTAGTTCttggaaagaaaacaaatagTACACACAAGCAGCACGCAGCTCATcttctgtaataaaataatgaatttaaGTGGCACTCAACTCATCAATTCTTCAGAATTATTCAACTCATCTTTCAACAATGTAGCTAACACTCTGTGGAAATGAGAGCCTTTTTGGGCTAAAGTCAatattctttctttccttttcccTTGTTATGTGTGTAACAGGTCCGTAATTATCAGAAAAGGTGTTCAAATGTTCATTACCCGGGGAGATTAAAGTTAAAGATTACATTAATGACGTCTTCTGTCCACCTCCAGCTCCAGCTGCTGCTTACAGAGGTTAAGGTTCTGATCACATCCCCCgccatcaacatcatcatcactgtgAGCGTCCTCCTTGTGCTCTCCTCTGTTTAATATCAacaaacacagctaatattaagaaaatatttaaatagtttttcctcaaaaggaacatttttattttattttttgttcaaaCCCCAAGTTAGAAACTGTTCTGATCAataggaatataaacattttcataACACATCACACCTGTGAGGTCCCTTATGCATGGAGCGTTATCGCCATCTTGTGGTAGTAAGGGCTATTTCATCCACAGCTGCAACAACATCAGGatcaaaatgtgtaaataacttATTGTTTGTTGCTTGTTTTTTACGTGTaattgtattcctttaaaatgcatttcacGTGGCTTTATATGTAGCTTTTGAAGTTCTATCCCAATAAACACTCAGTTAAAGTTAATAACTGTACACATTAGCACCTGTTTCCACCTTGACacacaatatattcattcatttattcattcattgtctgtaacccttttccagttcGGGGCCAGGGTGGGTCCGGAgattacccagaatcactgggcacaagaccggaacacaccctggaggggcgccaatccttcacagggtaaatatattcatttgaatgttaaaataaaagtattaaTTTCCCTGTGGAGCAGCACGGTGGCAGTACATTTAGTGTCACATATTAGATATTTATTgttgtaatgtaaatataatgtaatgcACTGATTGAACTCTATATTACAACACAACTATGAAAGCAGGGGCCACGGcaaatcatttgaacacagcagctgtctttcactTTCTGTGAAAATTACATGATGAAtcatggaccaatagaaacgctccaaaattactctgaacaacacctttttacattgaattccattgaaaattaaggTTTTTCCTTCCACTATTAAGTTACTTTAGTTATTTTATAAATTCATGTTTTTTGGGGGACTCCTGTGTAAATATATCGATGAATATATAAGAGACACTGGTCGTCTGGTCTTCCATGTTAAATATCTTTCAGGTTAGGTCTAAAAAACTGCTGTGTCAAGGAGACACAAATGAACAAACTAACAGTTCTTGTTGTTGAATTGTTCTTAGTTGGTTGCTGTGGTATTTAAGGAGGTTGCTAGGGTGTAGTACTCAGTGGCGGGCGATACTCGAGGTTTCAGAGTCAGTATCGGTCGACCACAGACTGCTGTATTGACCGACAGTGACACTGTTAATATTTACTCGTATGAAACAGTTGGAGTCATGATGGACCTGATGAGTGTGACTGAAGAGGATGGGAAAGTTGTGAATTTGCTGGAGAACCTCCTGAAGGAACCAAGCACCGACACCCAACCTCTGAGTAAGTAGCCGAAATTATCAGCTTCATCAGCATCATGATAACACTCCATTTCTCAATAGAAATGATGATAAATAGCTgctaataaataagaaataacatgCAGAAGATGAGCAGGTTCAATAAAGTGCTGCTTAAGTCCTTAGATTTATAAGAAATTTCAGGTCTGAGCTGGACTTCTCTGTGGTGGGAATGAATGTGACGATCGAAAATTGTTTGTTGTATTGGGTTGTGATATATCACCAGCCTGAACACTATCTGTTACCATGGCAACCGAGTGAACTGGGCTGGTATTGGTCCATTCCTGCagcttaattcattcattcagtgccaTCTTTTCACTTCTAATCACCACAGGATATAAACCATTTAATTCACACAAAACTACAACTTActattgaaaaaacaaatataaagatTAATCATCattagtatctcattattttgctTCGCTATCCCTCACATAAACTCACTAAAGTCAGAGGTACAATGTGGAGACACAACAGTttgattaaaacaaacactatgTGGCCAAAAGTCTGTAGACACCTCTcagccaacatttcttctggtGTGAAGAGTATTAATGAAGACGTTTACCTCCCCTGACCCTTTTGGGAAAGCTGTACACTAGATGTTGAAGAGTtcctgtgaagatttgatggcattcacacacaataaattttattttcagGTCACAAACATTGCACCAACTGATCCTATAGATATTGAATGGAGCACCACCTCTCCAGTGAATCCTCCCCCAGCtacagtccagtgctggggggctttaaTACCCTTTTTGCTCTGATTTATCGTTTGCCTTGGTGACGTGCTCAATTCCTCAATTGAAaatgtgtccacacacttttggacGTGAAGTGTAGCTGAGCCTCTGCTGATTCTTTCAGAGCATGACTCAGGAATGGAGTCGGAGGCAAATACTGGCTCTGTTCATGGTGAATTCATCAGTGAGTGGTGGAAACAGTGTGAAAACATGAGGAATGAATAGGGATTGAAAAACTGActgtgtttattgatgttgaagGAGAGGTCTTGACAAGAATGGACAAGGTAATGCTGAGGGTGAAGTGACTCAAGGATGAGGCGGTGAAGAAGAGAATTGATTGAAGCAAAAACAACTTGTGGGAGAGAAGGGGAAAGAGCAGGGAAACACTAGTACACTGTCCAGTGGTTGTTAGATGGTTGTTAGGGCATTGGTAGGTAGTTGCCATAGTGAATTGTGTTGTTGCTATGGGCAAAGAGGTCAAAGTGTTTAACCCCTCATCAGGAGATAATGAGTTGGGACCTGGAAAAATAACCCAGACAACAGTGGTGCATCTTCAATAATTAATAACACTTCTAGCAGAGAGAGCAGAGGAGtatgagacagaaaagaggGATGAGGGAAGTGAGAAAGGAACAACAGTAGAGGAGATTGAAACAGGAACAAAAGGAAAGGAGGGTGAGACAGGAGCAGAAGAAGAACAGGGTGAGACAGGCAACAAGAAAGAGGATGAGGAGACAGTAGCAAAGAAGATGAGAGTGAGATGGAAGCAGAAGAAGAGGGTGAGACAGGCAAcaagaaagaggaggatgagaCAGGAGCAAAGGAAGATGAGAGTGAGATGGAAGCAGAAGAAGATGGTGAGACAGACAACAAGGAAGAGAAGGATGAGACAGGAGCAAAGGAAGAGGAgaatgagaaaagaaaagatagtgagaaagaacagagacaaGAATAAAGGCTGGGAGCAGTTAGAAAACAGCAGGGGGAGTGAGTGAGGACGGAGGGAAcaagagagggaaggaggacAGAGTGAACCGAGGACAAAGTGGACAGCAGAGATATGGAGGACGGAGTGCACAGGAGAGATATGGAGGAATGAGTGCACAcgagacagtgagaggacagaaTGTACAGCAGAGAGTCAGAGGATGGAGTGGACAGCAGAGATTTGGAGGACGTAGTGCACaggagacagtgagaggacagggAAGATGGAGTGAGAAGGAGGCAGTGAGAGGACAGAGTGAACAGCAGAAAGGAGTATGGAGTGAGGAGGAGGTAGTGAGAGGACAGAGTGGACAGCAGAAAGGAGGACggagtgaggaggaggaggaggcagtgAGAGGACAGAGTAGACAGCAGAAAGAAGGACgtagtgaggaggaggaggcagtggaagaagagaaacacacaaggacaaaagaGAAAATtcaaacttaaaaaaacaaacaaacacgcaTATGTTAATAATGAAATGTAACTGTAGAGCTGTTATTAAACCTGTCCATTGCATCCTCCTGGTGGGCTGTGTTTAAAGTACTAACACACCTACAGCCCTCTTCTGGCACATCAAATGATCTAATTACATTTCTAATTAATAATGGTAGATAACCAGGTAATTAAATAGTGACAGAGGACTGGATTTAAAGGCTAATGAATGGTTTAAATGTGTTCAGTAATTGAGCAGTCTTTACTTGTCTAGGACAGCTTTACAGTGTACTCTGGAACAtccctgtgaggatttgatggcatcagCCATGAGaatgttagtgaggtcagacactgatggaTGTTTGGTTTTGAatcacaaactccactgtaGTTCATCACAAAGGGATTGGGTGCAGTTTATGGAATATCCACTTGTAATCAGGGGGTCCTATGTTCTACTATGGGACGCTTcaaggtgatgttcatgattctaataaaaaaaaacatttaatacaaTTCTGATGATGTTTCCTTACTCTTTGCTGCTCTGTAGTttgtaagtaaatttcactcgaatgtggacatgaacaacacgtactgtacgtaagaaatacttgtaaatgatatattttgtcacctacaggcctagtgtaatacatgtaaataataaaaaatatattttggctgttcatctttcacggttttcctagattttccctcaatatcgcgatgtagcggccataagcccttTTGAAAAAAACAGACAAGTAGCGAAtctgcgaaagatgaaccgcgaagtagcgagggattacagtaatcagaaacacacaactaaaGGTCAGACAGATCCACCTTTTGTCAAACTGAGATGTAAATACTCTTCTGATCCAagagacatttatttttttatttattacctacctaacaaaaaatgtgtaattaaaaactgaataataaataattaatcgcatatactttatatatatatattcattcattcattgtctataacctcttatctagttcagggtcgcggtgggtccggagcttaccctgaatcattggggcgcaaggcaggaatacaccctgaagggggcaccagtctttcacagggtaaTACTATACATAGTCtgtgtccaattaaaaatatgtatctcctaAATTAGTAACTTTCCGGGAGattgaaaaattattttcagtggaagtgaatgtatacagattttattccaagttcATTTAGAGCATTTCTGTTAGTTCATACAGTGAGAAATTTTCACACATAGTGAAAGATAGCTgttggtgtggtgtgtgctctccctgtgtctgcaggggtttcctccaagtattttttaaattatttttttttttttttttttgccacaatCCTTAAACCCATGCTGGTAAGTAGACCATTCAAAAGTGAAGAGTTAAAACTGACTTTCATTTTGGTTGGTTACAATAATGAACAGTATAACACTCAAATAATCTTTAGTTCTCAGAGACTATGACAACATCAATAGTCCTTGAGAATATGATGCTGATTCAGCATTGATCTGTAGTtgaaatgtaacaaaaaataaacaccactaacaacaagaaacaatatctaacatttatttcagaattaatttaatttagcaTTCAGAATAGTAACAGCACAGAAATAAATATCAGATAATTCACATCTATGATGGAATGTCAGGGAATAATCTCAGTGCAGGCGTTGCTTTGTGTCAGTGCTGGTGTGGAGTTGGGGTTCACTTCCACAGAATTCCTCTTGTTCTCCAGGACCACACCATAgctaaaacaacacagaaaaaacacagtgGTCTATGACAGGAGGAGTATTTAATGAAAATTCAGTGAGGCCCAGGTGCTAAAATATGCTCTCAGTCAGTGTCCTTAAAAAGCTCTTAAACCTGATTTCTAACTGACTTCAGGACGAATGTACATTACATACAATGTGCCCTACAGTACATTAGCTTACAAGCTAATTGGTTTGATCATTTTATGTGAACAATGATTCCTAGCTAGGAACTTTAGTTTGGCTCCTGAATTTAATATAGCTGATGATATTATGGTAATGTAACCCAGTGAGATCAATTAAAAAGGAGAAAgtctacattcattcatatgtTTTGGGATTGTCCCAAATATTATAATTTCAGGAAATCAAAATTAGGTATGCGCTCTAAAACTACTGATCAATACAGATGATCGTTTAGATTCATCAGCCTCTCTTGCACTGTTTGGAGTGgtaacacaaaaacaaatgtaacaCAGGCACACAAAAGGACAGATGTTTATTAAACTATGCTGAGAGATAGATGGTTGGATGGAAAGCTCACAGTCCTCTAATAGTAGCACAGTGGGATAGGAATATGTTTAAACTGGAAATACATGGTTAGAGGGTCTGCATAAAGATTTACATTAATGTGGCAGTCTTGTCACTAGGGAGCTGAGGAATGGAGAGAGGTATCTCACAGcttgaatatttatttgtagTAGTTATTACAGTCGTATTAACAAATGGACACTTTTTTcaataaaagagaaagaatgtgTGATGCTGTATtactaaatgtttaaaaactgtatACATTTCTATTGTggttaattttaatattaaaaatgctgTATAGAGAAACAATTTTTTACAGTTGGGTAGCTGTGACTATAACGGTTACTGTCACCTTTAACTGGGTGCAATTATGTAAAAATAAGTAGCCCACCTTATTTCAGATCTTATTTTCTTCACACCAAGGCACCTTGCACTCTAATCAACGTCCTGGGGATGTTCTgttggtgtgtaaataaataaccttATCATTCAATAGCTGACTTACAGCAATCCTTAAAACTCATGATTTGAAAAGAACTTTAAAACATTACAGTCACAGGACTCTGATCCTAATTAAGTGTGGCCTTAATATTTAGATTTTGgcctgattttattttatttttttattttctcgcTTTGGTTAtttggaggtgtgttctccctgtgtctgcgtgggttttctccaggtgctccggtttcctcccacagtccaaggtATGTATGATAatggatgatgaatgaatggttatttGGAGGTAggcaccgtggtgcagcaggtagtgtcgcagtcacaggttgtgggttccctccgggtgactgtctgtgaggagtgtaatgtgctctccctgtgtccgcgtgtgtttcctccgggtgctccggtttcctcccacgt encodes:
- the LOC136699389 gene encoding uncharacterized protein — encoded protein: MTSTGISCCDVLASAHMEEVLTLFRPLLTHTLHQQIINCPPSPFNVTEDVRIQYQIKQYQICGEKTEQEWLNQDGVLLADSSPFTPNSSLHPLILIYSLNGKPCTKLQLLLTEVKVLITSPAINIIITFGARVGPEITQNHWAQDRNTPWRGANPSQVGVMMDLMSVTEEDGKVVNLLENLLKEPSTDTQPLIFVLLVSEWFGWNWITASIRTNLLTVQETVEGTLCPQKKD